In Phocoena phocoena chromosome 11, mPhoPho1.1, whole genome shotgun sequence, one DNA window encodes the following:
- the KRT4 gene encoding keratin, type II cytoskeletal 4: MLIRQQCVRGGPQGFSCGSAIVGGGKKLAFSSISMSGGTGSCSGGFSSRSLCNLGGNKSISIGTAGCWRGAGFGAAGGLGAGCFGLGFGGSFGGRGGAGFPVCPAGGIQEVTINQSLLTPLHMEIDPEIQKVRTEEREQIKTLNDRFASFIDKVRFLEQQNKVLETKWNLLQQQATTTSSKNLDPFFEAYLSALRKQLDTLTNNKGRLQFELKIMQDSVEDFKAKYEDEINKRTAAENDFVVLKKDVDATYMNKAELEAKVEARNDEINFLRVLYAAELSQMQTHVSDMSVVLSMDNNRNLDLDGIIAEVKAQYEDIAQRSKAEAEALYQTKVQQLQASVEQHGDSLKSTKNEISELNRMIQRLQAEIETVKKQCQTLQASMADAEQRGEVALKDAYSKRTEMEVALRKAKEELARMLQEYQELMSVKLALDIEIATYRKLLEGEECRMSGECQSAVSISVVGGAASAGGIGGGLGSCSGFGLGSGSGSAFGFGGSVGVSGSSSSKIISTTTLAKRSHR, from the exons ATGCTCATCAGACAGCAGTGTGTCCGAGGCGGGCCCCAGGGCTTTAGCTGTGGCTCAGCCATCGTAGGTGGAGGCAAGAAGCTTGCTTTCAGCTCGATCTCCATGTCTGGGGGCACAGGATCCTGCTCCGGGGGCTTCAGTAGCAGAAGCCTTTGCAACCTCGGGGGAAACAAGAGCATCTCCATCGGCACGGCTGGGTGCTGGCGAGGCGCTGGGTTTGGGGCTGCTGGAGGTTTGGGGGCTGGCTGCTTTGGCCTTGGATTCGGGGGCTCCTTTGGTGGACGGGGTGGTGCTGGCTTCCCTGTCTGCCCTGCTGGAGGGATTCAGGAGGTCACCATCAATCAGAGCTTGCTGACGCCACTCCACATGGAGATTGACCCTGAGATCCAGAAGGTCCGGACCGAGGAACGGGAGCAGATCAAGACCCTCAACGACAGGTTCGCCTCCTTCATTGACAAG GTGCGGTTCTTAGAGCAGCAGAACAAGGTTCTAGAGACCAAGTGGAACCTCCTTCAGCAGCAGGCGACAACCACATCCAGCAAAAACCTCGATCCCTTCTTTGAGGCCTACCTCAGTGCCCTGAGGAAGCAGCTGGATACCTTGACCAACAACAAAGGACGCCTGCAGTTTGAGCTGAAAATCATGCAGGACAGCGTGGAGGACTTCAAGGCCAA GTATGAAGATGAGATCAACAAACGTACAGCTGCTGAAAATGACTTTGTGGTCTTAAAGAAG GACGTGGACGCAACCTACATGAACAAGGCGGAGTTGGAGGCCAAAGTGGAGGCCCGTAATGATGAGATCAACTTCCTGAGGGTCCTCTATGCTGCG GAGCTGTCCCAGATGCAGACCCACGTCAGTGACATGTCTGTGGTCCTGTCCATGGACAATAACCGCAACTTGGACCTGGACGGCATCATCGCCGAGGTCAAGGCCCAGTACGAGGACATCGCCCAGAGGAGCAAGGCCGAGGCCGAGGCCTTGTACCAGACCAAG GTCCAGCAGCTCCAGGCCTCAGTCGAACAACACGGTGACAGCCTGAAGAGCACCAAGAATGAGATTTCAGAGCTTAACAGGATGATCCAGAGGCTGCAGGCTGAGATCGAGACTGTCAAGAAGCAA TGCCAGACTCTGCAGGCATCCATGGCTGATGCAGAGCAGCGTGGGGAGGTGGCCCTGAAAGATGCCTACAGCAAGCGCACAGAGATGGAGGTCGCCCTGCGGAAGGCCAAGGAGGAGCTGGCCCGGATGCTGCAAGAGTACCAAGAGCTCATGAGTGTGAAGCTGGCCTTGGACATTGAGATCGCCACCTACCGCAAGCTGCTGGAGGGCGAGGAGTGCCG AATGTCTGGAGAATGCCAGAGTGCCGTGAGCATCT CTGTAGTTGGGGGTGCTGCCAGTGCAGGAGGCATTGGTGGAGGGTTAGGAAGCTGCTCCGGATTTGGCCTGGGTTCTGGCTCCGGAAGTGCTTTTGGGTTTGGTGGTAGTGTTGGTGTCAGCGGCAGTTCCAGCAGCAAGATCATCTCTACCACCACCCTGGCCAAGAGATCCCACCGATAG